From one [Ruminococcus] lactaris ATCC 29176 genomic stretch:
- the istA gene encoding IS21 family transposase yields MTKYREILRLKSLGFSERNIAQSCGVSRNTVAKVLKKAAEIKLSWPLDFDMTDSALEELMFPKDKSATNKRMPNFDYIRKELLRNGVNKKLLWVEYCEECRMSSEEPLMYSQFCYYIQKDEEKRRATMRIPRKPGEQIEVDWAGDPAHIIDPDTGEITDAWIFVGVLTYSQYAFVKAYMNEKIDNWIKAHVQMFDFFGGVTPMLVSDNCTTAVNHKKSDWYNTALNTTYHEMAEHYNLAILPARIRKPKDKPNVEGSVGKISTWITAALRNEQFFSLAELNASIREKLDAYNARKFQKKECSRLSLFLGEEMPLLAPLPATPFELAEWKQATVQFNYHIAVDRMFYSVPYQYIKNKVDVRITDTTVEIFYNHNRIASHRRLYGRSGQYSTVTEHMPQEHQKYLEWNGDRFRKWADSIGINTSKVVDAILTSGRIEQQSYRSCMGLLKLAEKYSPGKLEQVCAKALSYSGKPSYKSIKNLLAAVKNVPGTEPEASQAEKPHGITRGARYYGGKQS; encoded by the coding sequence ATGACCAAGTATCGTGAAATCCTACGCTTGAAAAGCTTAGGATTCAGTGAGAGGAACATCGCACAGAGTTGCGGTGTATCCAGAAACACAGTCGCTAAGGTTTTGAAAAAGGCAGCGGAAATCAAGCTTTCATGGCCGCTGGATTTCGACATGACCGACAGTGCACTAGAGGAGCTGATGTTTCCTAAGGATAAGTCGGCAACGAATAAACGCATGCCAAACTTTGACTACATTCGCAAAGAACTTCTGCGAAATGGTGTAAACAAAAAGCTTCTCTGGGTAGAATACTGTGAGGAGTGCCGCATGAGCAGCGAAGAGCCTCTAATGTATTCTCAGTTCTGCTACTACATCCAGAAGGATGAAGAAAAACGCAGGGCTACCATGCGTATCCCCAGAAAACCAGGTGAACAGATTGAAGTTGACTGGGCCGGTGACCCTGCCCACATCATTGATCCGGACACCGGAGAAATCACAGATGCATGGATATTTGTAGGTGTATTAACTTACAGTCAGTATGCTTTTGTAAAAGCATATATGAATGAGAAAATCGACAACTGGATCAAAGCTCATGTCCAGATGTTTGATTTCTTTGGAGGTGTCACACCTATGCTCGTTTCTGATAACTGTACAACCGCAGTGAATCATAAAAAGAGTGACTGGTACAACACTGCCTTAAACACAACTTATCATGAGATGGCAGAACATTACAATCTCGCCATCCTTCCGGCCAGAATCCGGAAACCCAAGGATAAACCGAATGTAGAGGGATCAGTAGGAAAGATATCCACATGGATAACAGCAGCCCTTCGCAATGAGCAGTTTTTCTCTCTTGCAGAATTAAATGCTTCAATCCGTGAAAAACTGGATGCCTACAACGCCCGTAAATTTCAGAAAAAGGAATGTAGCAGACTCAGTTTATTTCTTGGGGAAGAAATGCCATTACTGGCTCCGTTGCCTGCTACACCTTTTGAACTGGCTGAGTGGAAACAAGCCACCGTCCAGTTTAACTATCACATCGCAGTAGACAGAATGTTCTACTCCGTGCCTTATCAGTATATCAAAAATAAGGTGGATGTGCGTATAACAGATACAACGGTTGAAATATTTTATAATCACAATCGTATTGCCTCTCACAGACGACTCTATGGAAGAAGCGGTCAGTATTCTACAGTGACAGAACATATGCCACAGGAACACCAGAAATATCTGGAATGGAACGGTGACCGGTTCCGTAAGTGGGCTGATTCGATTGGAATTAACACAAGCAAGGTTGTCGATGCAATACTTACCTCCGGCAGGATTGAACAGCAATCCTACAGAAGCTGCATGGGATTACTGAAACTGGCAGAAAAATATTCGCCTGGAAAACTGGAGCAGGTCTGTGCTAAGGCACTTTCTTATTCCGGTAAACCCAGCTATAAAAGTATCAAAAATCTATTGGCTGCTGTGAAGAATGTACCTGGTACTGAACCAGAAGCATCTCAAGCAGAAAAACCACACGGCATAACCAGAGGAGCCAGATACTATGGAGGTAAACAATCATGA
- a CDS encoding GIY-YIG nuclease family protein codes for MAYGKSIELFLVNGTADSLTIAELSNWNGKAIKIPRIEVSSCHREDIAQAGVYFLFCKEDDGTDSVYIGEAENVKERLLQHLRDYQAEKEKYYWTTAVIFIGRDLNKALIRYLENRFVDIARQCKRYLVLTKNTYRNTVMKESQIAVMEEFIDNVRILISVLGYKVLEPVNKPAAIEENDGNEIEKEEIKLHLERTVKGIGKIEADGIRTSEGFVVLNGSHIAQEYDETISAGIKEKRSKANIVEGILQEDVLFSSPSGAAMFVVGKSANGLTSWKNADGITLKDIESDETK; via the coding sequence ATGGCATATGGAAAGTCTATAGAGCTGTTTTTGGTCAATGGAACAGCGGATAGCTTGACTATAGCGGAGTTGTCAAATTGGAATGGAAAAGCAATTAAGATACCAAGAATTGAGGTGTCTTCGTGCCATAGAGAGGATATTGCTCAAGCGGGAGTATATTTCCTCTTTTGCAAAGAAGATGATGGAACAGATTCAGTATATATCGGAGAAGCGGAAAATGTAAAAGAACGTTTGTTGCAACATTTGCGAGATTATCAAGCTGAAAAAGAGAAATATTATTGGACCACGGCAGTGATTTTTATAGGGAGAGACCTGAACAAGGCATTGATTCGTTATCTTGAAAATCGATTTGTGGACATTGCAAGACAGTGTAAACGGTATCTGGTGCTTACAAAAAACACTTATCGAAATACGGTGATGAAGGAATCACAAATAGCAGTCATGGAAGAATTTATTGATAATGTTAGAATTTTGATAAGTGTTTTAGGATACAAAGTATTGGAACCTGTCAATAAACCAGCAGCTATAGAAGAAAATGATGGTAACGAAATTGAAAAAGAAGAAATAAAGTTGCACTTGGAAAGAACAGTGAAGGGAATAGGAAAGATAGAAGCTGATGGTATCCGTACATCTGAAGGCTTTGTAGTGCTAAATGGGAGTCATATTGCTCAAGAGTATGATGAGACAATCTCAGCAGGTATTAAAGAAAAAAGAAGTAAAGCTAATATTGTAGAGGGTATTCTACAGGAGGATGTTTTGTTTTCAAGTCCATCTGGTGCAGCAATGTTTGTGGTAGGTAAGAGTGCTAACGGATTGACAAGCTGGAAAAATGCAGACGGTATTACACTTAAAGATATTGAAAGTGATGAAACAAAATGA
- a CDS encoding macro domain-containing protein — protein MPFKIIRNDITKVKADVIVNTANPNPICASGTDLAIYEAAGKEQLLAERAGIGKIARGDIAVTGAYNLKAKYIIHTVGPVWTDGK, from the coding sequence ATGCCATTTAAGATAATTCGCAACGATATAACAAAGGTAAAAGCAGATGTAATCGTAAATACTGCTAATCCAAATCCGATATGTGCAAGTGGCACGGACTTAGCAATATATGAAGCAGCAGGAAAAGAACAGCTTCTTGCCGAAAGAGCAGGTATTGGTAAGATTGCAAGAGGTGATATTGCTGTTACCGGTGCATATAATCTAAAGGCAAAATATATTATTCATACAGTAGGACCGGTATGGACAGATGGAAAGTGA
- the queD gene encoding 6-carboxytetrahydropterin synthase QueD: MYYLKTESSFDSAHFLKGYNGKCRNLHGHRWRVVVEIAADQLKDEGQTRGMLVDFSDLKNALEDICDDFDHSLIYEKGSLKGATIAALQAEEFRMIEVGFRPTAEHFSKYFYELMSEKGFPIHRVEVYETPNNLAAYEE; this comes from the coding sequence ATGTATTATTTAAAAACCGAGAGTAGCTTTGATTCTGCACATTTTCTTAAAGGGTATAACGGAAAATGCAGGAATCTTCATGGACACCGTTGGAGAGTTGTTGTTGAAATAGCAGCAGACCAGTTAAAGGATGAAGGGCAGACAAGAGGAATGCTTGTGGATTTCTCTGATTTAAAAAATGCCTTGGAGGATATCTGTGATGATTTTGACCACAGCTTGATTTATGAAAAAGGTTCTCTTAAAGGTGCGACAATTGCTGCTTTACAGGCGGAAGAGTTTCGTATGATTGAAGTTGGTTTCAGACCTACTGCGGAGCATTTTTCAAAATATTTCTATGAGCTGATGAGTGAAAAAGGCTTTCCAATCCACAGAGTGGAAGTATATGAGACACCTAATAACCTGGCAGCATACGAAGAATAA
- a CDS encoding DUF6361 family protein: protein MQLGWIDFSKEDRQKALDVINLLSEQGAVDELGIGIIRDAFANYFFPGTSTVQTRAKYFLIVPYVLREAVDGKYGKDANRVLRAIDSAEKDCGIRLLEADPKAEGVIGTRVLPKGWVARKPSDIYWNGIRTFGIFCDYGLSIPEYVSLAVKLKEQRSVSWLGNRNDDADENDKDDSDAGDIGNIRFWNLPIYHDDWRDNLTIELTQEEAFYLDKQIQKSTKGSLLEYVLKNHIDLNEYDDFASLTAELSEKVSEKLAYMMKLACNFNNLVYMARVRYNVMLSEGENTYANDEWSRILPDIKHNATVDLDAVFGELQLINPRAKSFLCGIQTAFMASDTHMADELIRKRERSLKGAARAKLSRTKEFDHSKWVGGGMLDYRFSNARRIVNDIYAGEVSADV, encoded by the coding sequence ATGCAGTTAGGATGGATAGATTTTTCAAAAGAAGACCGGCAGAAGGCATTAGATGTGATTAACCTTCTGAGTGAACAGGGAGCAGTCGATGAACTTGGAATCGGCATTATTCGTGATGCTTTTGCCAATTATTTCTTTCCAGGGACATCTACCGTCCAGACCAGAGCAAAGTACTTCCTTATTGTTCCATATGTGTTAAGGGAAGCTGTTGATGGCAAGTATGGAAAGGATGCAAATAGAGTTTTAAGGGCTATAGATTCTGCTGAAAAAGATTGTGGCATCAGATTGTTAGAAGCAGATCCCAAGGCAGAAGGTGTTATTGGAACCCGTGTATTACCAAAGGGCTGGGTAGCAAGAAAACCATCAGATATCTACTGGAATGGAATTCGTACCTTTGGAATATTCTGTGATTATGGTCTGTCTATACCAGAGTATGTTTCATTGGCAGTAAAATTAAAAGAACAGAGGTCTGTCAGCTGGTTAGGAAACAGGAATGATGATGCGGATGAGAATGACAAGGATGATTCTGATGCAGGAGATATCGGCAATATTAGATTCTGGAATCTTCCGATTTATCATGATGACTGGCGAGACAACCTTACGATAGAGTTGACACAGGAGGAAGCTTTCTATCTGGATAAGCAGATTCAGAAGTCAACGAAAGGGTCTCTTTTGGAATATGTGCTGAAAAATCACATTGATTTGAATGAATATGATGATTTTGCTTCTTTAACGGCTGAACTATCAGAAAAAGTAAGTGAAAAGCTGGCATATATGATGAAGCTTGCCTGCAATTTTAATAATCTGGTGTATATGGCAAGAGTAAGATACAATGTCATGCTTTCGGAAGGCGAGAATACATACGCAAATGATGAATGGAGCAGGATACTTCCGGATATAAAGCATAATGCGACAGTCGATCTGGATGCAGTGTTTGGAGAATTGCAGTTGATAAATCCAAGGGCAAAGAGCTTCCTGTGTGGGATACAAACAGCATTTATGGCATCGGATACTCATATGGCGGATGAACTGATTCGTAAGAGGGAACGGAGCCTGAAAGGAGCAGCCAGAGCGAAGTTAAGCAGAACAAAGGAATTTGATCACTCAAAATGGGTAGGCGGAGGAATGCTTGATTACAGATTTTCAAATGCCAGGAGAATTGTGAATGACATATATGCCGGGGAGGTGAGTGCTGATGTTTAG
- the istB gene encoding IS21-like element helper ATPase IstB produces MTNQSTIDKLIEMRLTAMADAFRIQMDDPTMKEVPFEDRFGMLVDVEYSNRKNNRLKRLIRQAELEQPDASIAAIDYHSGRKLNKALINRLATCEYITEYRNIFITGATGSGKTYMACAFGMEACKHYYSVRYVRLPDLLLDLQAARDNGTFSTALKKYTKPIVLIIDEWLLLKLTEAEARNLFELIHKRRKKSSTIFCSQFRESEWYQQICDGESTLADAIMDRISYDSYKIDIESVDPSKDLSMREVYGLDPAMAK; encoded by the coding sequence ATGACAAATCAAAGTACAATCGATAAACTTATTGAAATGCGTCTGACTGCTATGGCGGATGCATTCCGCATCCAGATGGATGATCCTACAATGAAGGAAGTGCCGTTCGAGGATCGGTTCGGTATGCTTGTTGATGTCGAATACAGCAACCGTAAAAACAATCGTCTGAAAAGGCTGATCCGCCAGGCTGAACTTGAGCAGCCAGATGCGAGCATTGCAGCAATTGATTATCATTCTGGGCGAAAACTGAACAAAGCATTGATTAATCGTCTGGCAACCTGTGAATACATTACAGAATACCGGAACATCTTTATTACTGGAGCAACTGGAAGCGGTAAAACCTACATGGCCTGTGCCTTTGGCATGGAAGCATGCAAGCACTATTACTCAGTACGGTATGTACGACTTCCTGATCTATTATTGGACTTACAGGCTGCCAGGGACAATGGAACTTTCTCGACTGCCCTGAAGAAATACACTAAGCCAATAGTACTGATTATTGATGAGTGGCTGCTTCTTAAATTGACAGAAGCTGAAGCCAGAAATCTTTTTGAACTGATACATAAAAGACGAAAAAAATCTTCAACGATCTTTTGTTCTCAGTTCCGTGAAAGTGAATGGTACCAGCAAATCTGTGATGGTGAAAGTACTCTTGCTGATGCCATCATGGATCGTATATCGTATGATTCTTATAAGATCGATATTGAAAGTGTTGACCCATCTAAAGACCTCTCTATGAGAGAAGTGTATGGACTGGATCCTGCAATGGCAAAGTAA
- a CDS encoding C-terminal helicase domain-containing protein, with protein sequence MSQFNIDEIEKHTLSGLKDFQRATVERVDYLFRHNQNRVLVADEVGMGKTLIARGAIVKTARLKIEEKDDLFKIIYICSNQNIANQNIRKLDVTGKNAIGSVSDTRLSMQHLKITEQENDPQIKEGYIQLIPLTPETSFRMTSGGGSVQERALMYAILRRMPDFKGHAASLEKFMILDAVKAWDGWAKWSFENRVVECEKMTNGVYPQNVIDKILNYSEYSEIKDMLLNHLHERRYNKQLTYSNYYVMNKLRVMFARISVSMLEPDLVIMDEFQRFKFLLSSDDSELGILAHSFLSGHDTRVLLLSATPYKLYSTLEEIDENQLDEHYAEFFQVMNFLFDDEVKDTSFKEIWKNYSVALSELKAGDSAIIRMKELAENAMYQGVSRTERISVMDSGDYTDDSSVKHHLQIDENDINSYIQMSRLLSKTDSNHSLPVDYAKSCPYLMSFMKKYKIKEQIEKYYTKHPDEFGNEREQSLLWLNRNKINQYAELPKTNARLEALKEKAFIGGAEKYLWIPPSLPYYEMQGAYKNSKGFSKILVFSAWEMVPRMIGALVSYEAERLTVGKLVHQIKNQDKKNTGYFAEGSRRYPVARLRFNVSNGEVRGMSLFALLYPSKTLSDMYLPIESLNNHESLEAIEKSVRLKLKEKLAIIEEKYGDSGNNKEDARWYYLAPMLMDGVIYAKHWIEDIVWEMNTDEEDTTSEVRSSSKDKRNKGFIAHIDKLRSYLDAPEEIHLGRKPDDLLETLVNMVLGSPAICIYRSNGRSTARATSLAKVFVNNFNLPESTAIIDLAYGRCRDDNSHWQNVLKYCKDGCFQAMIDEYIHMLKETAGFQSDGNQYQIVHDMMMDSLKIHTATYIADTYPDFKKRINGADRKSDGCRIRSSYAVGFTKDAGDNSKVVMRKENIRNAFNSPMRPFVLATTSIGQEGLDFHNYCRVIMHWNLPSNPIDLEQREGRINRFKCLAIRQNVADKYGKADDITFKRDIWTEMFEAAKAEKQNDQSELVPFWCFGKNQSVKIERLVPMYPMSKDEVNYERLIKVLSLYRLTLGQARQEELLEYLFKEFKDTNGLKKLFIDLSPFSKGKEG encoded by the coding sequence ATGTCACAATTTAATATAGATGAAATTGAAAAGCACACCCTCTCAGGTCTGAAAGATTTTCAAAGAGCAACTGTTGAGAGAGTGGATTATCTGTTCCGGCATAATCAAAATCGTGTGCTTGTAGCAGATGAAGTGGGGATGGGAAAAACTCTTATTGCCAGAGGAGCAATTGTAAAGACTGCAAGGCTTAAAATAGAAGAGAAAGATGATCTGTTTAAGATAATTTATATCTGCTCTAATCAGAACATAGCAAATCAGAATATCAGAAAGCTTGATGTAACAGGAAAGAATGCCATCGGTTCAGTATCAGATACCAGACTGTCTATGCAGCATTTAAAGATTACCGAGCAGGAGAACGATCCGCAGATAAAGGAAGGCTATATACAGCTTATCCCGCTTACGCCGGAAACATCTTTCCGTATGACTTCCGGAGGCGGAAGTGTGCAGGAAAGAGCACTGATGTATGCCATTTTAAGGAGAATGCCGGACTTTAAAGGTCATGCAGCTTCTCTTGAAAAATTTATGATACTGGATGCTGTAAAAGCATGGGATGGATGGGCAAAATGGAGCTTTGAAAATCGTGTGGTTGAATGTGAAAAGATGACGAATGGTGTCTACCCACAAAATGTAATTGATAAGATTTTAAATTATTCGGAATATAGTGAAATCAAGGACATGCTACTTAATCATTTACATGAAAGAAGATATAATAAACAGCTTACATATTCCAATTATTATGTGATGAATAAGCTTCGTGTGATGTTTGCGAGAATCAGTGTATCCATGCTTGAACCGGATCTGGTAATCATGGATGAATTTCAGAGATTTAAATTTCTTCTGTCATCTGATGACAGTGAACTTGGCATCCTTGCACATAGTTTTCTTAGCGGACATGATACAAGAGTGCTTCTGTTGTCAGCAACACCATATAAATTGTATTCTACGCTTGAAGAGATTGATGAAAATCAGCTGGACGAACATTATGCAGAGTTCTTTCAGGTTATGAACTTCCTTTTTGATGATGAGGTCAAAGATACAAGTTTTAAGGAAATCTGGAAAAACTATTCAGTTGCTTTAAGTGAGTTAAAAGCTGGAGACAGTGCAATTATCCGTATGAAGGAATTGGCAGAGAATGCGATGTATCAGGGAGTCAGCAGGACTGAGCGTATATCTGTCATGGATTCCGGTGATTATACGGATGACAGCAGCGTGAAGCATCATTTGCAGATAGATGAAAATGACATAAACTCCTATATACAGATGTCACGATTATTGTCAAAAACGGATTCAAATCACTCTTTACCGGTAGATTATGCAAAGAGCTGTCCGTATCTTATGTCCTTTATGAAGAAATATAAGATTAAGGAGCAGATTGAAAAATATTACACAAAACATCCAGATGAATTTGGAAATGAAAGAGAACAAAGTCTTTTGTGGCTGAATCGCAATAAAATCAATCAATATGCTGAATTGCCGAAAACCAATGCAAGGCTTGAGGCACTGAAAGAAAAAGCATTTATCGGCGGTGCTGAAAAATATCTGTGGATTCCTCCATCGCTGCCATATTATGAGATGCAGGGAGCATATAAAAACAGCAAAGGCTTTTCAAAAATACTTGTATTTTCTGCATGGGAGATGGTTCCACGAATGATAGGTGCACTTGTGTCTTACGAGGCGGAAAGACTTACAGTTGGAAAACTGGTACATCAGATAAAGAACCAGGATAAGAAGAATACAGGTTATTTTGCAGAAGGTTCGAGAAGATACCCGGTGGCAAGACTGAGATTTAATGTCTCAAATGGAGAAGTAAGAGGCATGAGCCTGTTTGCACTGCTTTATCCATCAAAGACACTTTCGGATATGTACTTACCGATTGAATCATTGAATAACCATGAATCGTTAGAAGCTATAGAAAAATCTGTACGGCTGAAACTGAAAGAGAAGCTTGCAATAATCGAAGAAAAATATGGTGATTCGGGTAACAATAAGGAAGATGCCAGATGGTATTATCTTGCACCGATGCTTATGGATGGAGTCATCTATGCAAAGCATTGGATAGAGGATATTGTGTGGGAAATGAATACAGACGAAGAGGATACAACATCTGAAGTCAGAAGCAGTTCAAAGGATAAGAGAAATAAAGGCTTTATTGCTCATATTGATAAGCTAAGAAGTTATTTGGATGCCCCAGAGGAGATTCATCTTGGAAGAAAGCCGGATGATCTTCTGGAAACATTGGTAAATATGGTACTGGGTTCGCCGGCAATATGCATTTATCGCTCTAATGGAAGAAGCACAGCCAGAGCAACATCGCTTGCAAAGGTATTTGTCAATAATTTCAATTTGCCGGAGTCAACAGCTATCATTGATCTTGCTTATGGCAGATGCAGGGATGATAATTCTCATTGGCAGAATGTTCTTAAATACTGTAAGGATGGCTGTTTTCAGGCAATGATTGATGAGTATATCCATATGCTGAAAGAAACAGCAGGTTTTCAGTCGGATGGAAATCAGTATCAGATTGTGCATGACATGATGATGGATTCATTGAAAATACATACAGCCACCTATATCGCTGATACTTATCCTGATTTCAAAAAGCGTATTAACGGAGCTGACAGGAAGAGCGATGGGTGTCGAATCAGGTCGAGCTATGCAGTTGGATTTACAAAGGATGCAGGCGATAATTCCAAGGTAGTCATGCGTAAAGAAAATATCAGAAATGCCTTTAACTCACCAATGCGTCCATTTGTGCTTGCCACAACATCAATCGGACAGGAAGGACTGGATTTTCATAATTACTGTCGAGTGATTATGCACTGGAATCTTCCAAGTAATCCCATCGATCTGGAACAAAGGGAAGGCAGAATCAATAGATTTAAGTGTCTGGCAATAAGACAGAATGTTGCTGATAAATATGGTAAGGCGGATGATATTACATTTAAGCGGGACATATGGACAGAAATGTTTGAAGCTGCTAAAGCGGAAAAGCAGAATGACCAGTCAGAGCTTGTACCATTCTGGTGTTTCGGGAAAAATCAGAGTGTAAAAATAGAAAGGCTTGTGCCAATGTATCCTATGAGTAAGGATGAGGTTAATTATGAAAGGCTGATAAAGGTATTGTCTCTTTACCGGCTTACATTAGGGCAGGCAAGGCAGGAAGAACTTCTGGAGTATTTATTCAAGGAGTTCAAGGACACAAACGGATTGAAGAAACTGTTTATCGACTTGAGTCCATTTTCAAAAGGAAAAGAAGGTTGA
- a CDS encoding phospholipase D family protein, translating to MFRPDSNRDRTDYSGILIPPDGYRLDRAVGTTYSLDLEALTAVAICLGLSEETDSKLMQNPIGMLNALQKVSDKIVLFCEAGQIKVPTKPTALSILLEKMVVEVALPKDRQLGRYPSFHPKTWVLAYVNADGDKKYRFVVMSRNLTFDRSWDISFVMDSSKNVKQKKKTQPICDFLDYLVTNVHNTSNNAGKKRNLIRGLCADIKDVSFSLDSKIFGEDFEVLPLGIGENAYQMQDDILFCTERGNANSTFNELVVMSPFLSESVIADFNLTDRALSDCKRTLITRRSELGKLKASDVDNFTIYALKDEIIDGEDEISDELADKKKQDIHAKIYLRRKYSDVDLYLGSMNASYSAINKNVEMMLWLGTKNMYLNGNKFLEDIFCGPAGDVKNPFEEVTVADAVLETESDNRDLLEQKIKELCRVKRQAVIQKDSENAGKYKIAVAFSGIESDSTITVSPFNSRQEQTLSEHIEFSELEILQLSEFYEITVRSGDDTIRRIIMIPTSGFPDDRESAAVNSVVKDRTSFVEYIAFALGDDYVASMLEGKQMGESGFFANSSDAMPALYEKMLKTSVEEPERIKDIGYVLKMVTDKDIIPDEFRELYETFCNTLKIRR from the coding sequence ATGTTTAGACCGGATTCAAACCGAGATAGAACGGATTACAGCGGTATTTTGATACCTCCAGACGGATATAGACTGGACAGAGCAGTAGGCACTACATATTCACTTGACCTGGAAGCACTCACAGCAGTGGCGATATGTCTTGGATTATCTGAAGAAACAGATAGTAAGCTTATGCAAAATCCAATTGGTATGCTGAATGCATTGCAGAAGGTATCAGATAAAATCGTGCTGTTTTGTGAAGCAGGACAGATTAAAGTGCCAACAAAACCGACTGCACTATCTATTTTATTAGAGAAAATGGTAGTAGAAGTTGCACTGCCAAAAGATAGACAGCTTGGTCGATACCCTTCATTTCATCCGAAAACATGGGTATTGGCATATGTAAACGCTGATGGAGATAAAAAATATCGTTTTGTGGTAATGAGCAGAAATCTGACCTTTGACAGGAGCTGGGATATCAGCTTCGTGATGGATAGCAGTAAAAATGTCAAACAGAAGAAAAAAACACAGCCTATCTGTGATTTTCTGGATTATCTTGTAACGAATGTACATAATACCAGCAATAATGCTGGGAAGAAAAGAAATCTGATTCGTGGATTATGTGCAGACATTAAGGATGTATCCTTTTCACTTGATAGTAAAATATTTGGCGAGGATTTTGAAGTGCTTCCGCTTGGAATTGGGGAAAATGCCTACCAGATGCAGGATGACATTCTATTCTGTACGGAAAGAGGAAATGCCAATTCGACATTTAATGAGCTTGTAGTGATGTCTCCGTTTTTATCAGAAAGTGTGATTGCTGATTTTAATCTTACAGACAGGGCATTGTCAGACTGTAAGAGAACACTTATTACCAGACGTTCTGAGCTTGGAAAACTCAAAGCATCAGATGTAGATAATTTTACCATCTATGCATTAAAGGATGAGATTATAGATGGTGAGGATGAAATCTCAGATGAGCTTGCAGATAAAAAGAAACAGGATATTCATGCAAAAATTTATCTGAGAAGGAAATATTCAGATGTTGACCTGTATCTTGGTTCCATGAATGCTTCCTATTCTGCAATTAATAAAAATGTTGAAATGATGCTGTGGCTTGGTACAAAGAATATGTATCTGAATGGGAATAAATTCTTAGAGGATATATTCTGTGGTCCAGCAGGAGATGTAAAAAATCCATTTGAAGAAGTTACAGTAGCGGATGCAGTTTTGGAAACAGAAAGTGACAATAGAGATCTGCTGGAGCAGAAAATCAAGGAATTGTGCCGTGTGAAAAGGCAGGCTGTAATTCAAAAGGATAGTGAGAATGCCGGAAAATATAAGATAGCGGTTGCTTTTAGCGGTATTGAATCTGATAGTACAATCACAGTATCGCCCTTTAATTCAAGGCAAGAGCAGACATTGTCAGAACACATAGAGTTTTCAGAACTTGAGATATTACAGTTATCTGAGTTCTATGAGATTACTGTAAGATCAGGTGATGATACAATCCGCAGAATTATTATGATCCCTACAAGTGGTTTCCCAGATGACAGAGAAAGTGCAGCAGTAAACAGTGTGGTAAAAGATAGGACATCATTTGTGGAATATATAGCTTTTGCCCTTGGCGATGATTATGTAGCATCTATGCTTGAAGGAAAGCAGATGGGAGAATCCGGATTTTTTGCTAATTCGAGTGATGCAATGCCGGCACTCTATGAAAAAATGCTTAAGACATCCGTAGAAGAGCCGGAAAGAATAAAAGATATCGGATATGTGCTTAAGATGGTTACAGATAAGGATATTATACCTGACGAATTCCGTGAACTGTATGAGACTTTTTGTAATACTTTGAAAATCAGAAGATAA
- a CDS encoding macro domain-containing protein produces the protein MELECESIAFPLISTGVYGFPKDKALQIAVSVFSQFLTENEIEIILVVFDKRSFQLSGQIVGDIDSYIDANYVRESQKKEYPVRSRSGARMRELSEEAFYEEMLQREAEDNYPIKEDTGLAEPCMLSADISLEDQLANIGVSFHDKLFELIDEAHFARNMKKQKSSVETNLHYFCRR, from the coding sequence TTGGAACTTGAGTGTGAGAGTATAGCATTTCCATTAATTTCGACAGGAGTATATGGATTTCCGAAGGATAAGGCATTGCAGATTGCTGTGTCAGTATTCAGCCAGTTTCTTACTGAAAATGAGATTGAAATCATACTGGTAGTGTTTGATAAAAGGTCTTTTCAGCTTTCCGGTCAGATTGTGGGTGATATTGATTCCTACATAGATGCTAATTATGTCAGGGAAAGTCAAAAAAAAGAATATCCAGTGCGAAGCAGAAGTGGTGCTCGCATGAGAGAATTGTCAGAGGAAGCGTTCTATGAGGAGATGCTTCAAAGAGAGGCAGAAGATAACTATCCAATTAAGGAAGATACAGGGTTAGCAGAGCCTTGTATGCTGTCAGCAGACATTTCTTTGGAAGACCAGCTTGCAAATATTGGCGTTTCATTTCATGACAAATTATTTGAGCTGATCGACGAAGCACACTTTGCCAGGAATATGAAGAAACAAAAGAGCTCCGTAGAAACCAACCTCCACTATTTTTGTAGGAGATAA